A stretch of Lactuca sativa cultivar Salinas chromosome 6, Lsat_Salinas_v11, whole genome shotgun sequence DNA encodes these proteins:
- the LOC111898765 gene encoding phosphatidylinositol 4-kinase gamma 2: protein MSAVDVALSPIHIESGFIHNRNKSIVIYLTVADSVIPMCILESDSIASVKLRIQTCKGFLVKKQKLVFEGKELSRNNTLLTDYGVSSGDVLHLILRVSNLLVITVETAFRKEFKFQVERFRNIRHLKQKISEQAKGFPFVNIDDQEILCNGEKLDDQRLIDDICKNQDAVVHLVVQKPQESQPRKDLRNKKIQNKSLLQPIIINPDLKIPPVIWDMLHSASEGLKKIKKPIRSSEGTGGAYFMQHPSGKKHVAIFKPIDEEPMAVNNPQGLPPSTNGEGLKRGTKVGEGALREVAAYILDHPLTGPRSTKMEMGFSGVPPTIMVKCLNEEFNHPQGYDGGEKNIKIGSLQMFVKNCGSCEDLGPRDFPVEEVHKITVFDLRTANADRHAGNILMNRESDRIVLIPIDHGYCLPENFEDCTFDWLYWPQAREPYSQKSLDYINSLDAEQDIALLSSYGWDLSLECARTFRISTMLLKKGAKKGLSPFTIGKIMCRETLNKESMIEKIVEKAHDSMITGMSEVVFLETVSKIMDSELENVCV from the exons ATGTCAGCTGTTGATGTTGCTTTGAGTCCTATCCACATAGAATCCGGTTTCATTCATAACCGGAACAAATCCATTGTCATATACCTAACTGTCGCTGATTCTGTGATTCCCATGTGTATTCTGGAATCCGATTCCATTGCTTCAGTAAAACTCAGGATTCAAACATGTAAAGGGTTTCTAGTGAAGAAACAGAAGCTAGTTTTCGAAGGAAAAGAATTATCAAGAAACAACACTCTTCTTACAGACTACGGTGTTTCAAGTGGTGATGTTCTTCATTTAATTCTCAGGGTCTCTAACCTTCTTGTAATCACAGTTGAAACCGCTTTCAGAAAAGAATTCAAATTCCAAGTTGAAAGGTTTAGAAACATAAGGCATCTGAAACAGAAGATATCAGAACAAGCAAAAGGGTTTCCATTTGTTAACATTGATGATCAAGAAATCTTGTGTAATGGTGAAAAGCTTGATGATCAAAGACTCATTGATGACATTTGCAAGAATCAAGATGCTGTTGTTCATTTGGTTGTTCAGAAACCTCAAGAATCTCAACCTAGAAAAGATCTCAGAAACAAAAAGATTCAAAACAAATCACTTTTGCAGCCTATTATCATCAATCCTGATTTGAAAATTCCACCTGTCATATGGGACATGTTACATTCAGCATCAgaaggtttaaaaaaaataaaaaaaccgaTTAGGTCATCAGAGGGGACAGGTGGCGCGTATTTTATGCAACACCCATCAGGGAAAAAACACGTTGCTATTTTCAAACCCATAGATGAAGAACCAATGGCTGTTAACAACCCTCAAGGGCTACCTCCATCAACAAATGGTGAAGGACTAAAGAGGGGGACTAAGGTAGGCGAAGGTGCACTGAGGGAAGTTGCAGCCTACATCCTTGACCATCCGTTGACCGGACCTCGGTCAACAAAAATGGAGATGGGTTTTTCGGGTGTGCCCCCAACAATCATGGTAAAGTGTTTGAATGAAGAGTTTAATCATCCACAAGGGTATGATGGTGGTGAAAAGAATATCAAGATTGGATCTTTGCAGATGTTTGTTAAGAATTGTGGTAGTTGTGAGGATTTGGGGCCTCGGGATTTTCCAGTGGAAGAGGTTCATAAGATCACGGTGTTTGATTTGAGAACCGCAAATGCCGATAGGCATGCGGGAAATATTTTGATGAACCGCGAAAGTGATCGGATTGTGTTGATTCCTATCGATCATGGATACTGCTTGCCCGAGAAT TTCGAAGATTGCACGTTTGATTGGCTCTATTGGCCACAAGCGCGCGAACCCTACTCACAAAAATCACTTGACTACATAAACTCGCTAGATGCAGAGCAAGACATAGCACTTTTAAGCTCATATGGGTGGGACCTTTCACTCGAGTGTGCACGTACCTTTCGCATCTCCACCATGCTTCTAAAAAAAGGTGCAAAAAAAGGGCTCTCCCCCTTCACCATAGGCAAAATCATGTGTAGAGAAACATTAAACAAAGAATCCATGATTGAAAAGATTGTTGAAAAAGCCCATGATTCCATGATCACAGGAATGAGTGAGGTTGTGTTTCTTGAAACTGTCTCTAAGATCATGGATTCTGAGCTTGAGAATGTGTGTGTTTAA
- the LOC111898768 gene encoding uncharacterized protein LOC111898768 — MGGRKNLSPPPSGRTNLASCIVATIFLIFITIIILIIFFTLFKPKTPAIAVTAVQLPSFSTTNTTVTFTISHYIAVNNPNRGVFTHYDSSLQLLYAGNQVGFMFVPSGKIEARRTQYMAATFSVKSFPLLSVINRQPEGMNGLRIGPSLEIETKMEMPGRVRVLHFFTHHVEATAECKVVIAINGGSVLGFRC; from the coding sequence ATGGGAGGCCGGAAAAATCTATCGCCGCCGCCGTCCGGCAGGACAAATCTAGCTTCATGCATCGTGGCCACCATCTTCTTAATCTTCATAACAATCATCATCCTCATCATTTTCTTCACCTTATTCAAGCCCAAAACCCCCGCTATCGCCGTCACCGCCGTCCAACTTCCATCTTTCTCCACCACCAACACCACCGTCACCTTCACCATCTCCCACTACATCGCCGTCAACAACCCGAACCGCGGCGTTTTCACACACTATGACAGCTCTCTACAACTCCTCTACGCCGGAAACCAGGTGGGGTTCATGTTTGTTCCCTCCGGCAAGATTGAAGCCCGTCGTACGCAGTACATGGCTGCCACATTTTCCGTCAAGTCTTTTCCGTTATTGTCGGTGATTAACCGTCAGCCGGAGGGGATGAACGGGTTACGGATTGGACCCAGTTTGGAGATAGAAACTAAAATGGAgatgccgggtcgggtcagggTTTTGCACTTCTTTACACACCATGTGGAAGCTACAGCTGAGTGTAAAGTCGTTATCGCCATTAATGGTGGATCTGTTTTAGGTTTTCGCTGCTAG
- the LOC111898767 gene encoding photosystem I reaction center subunit II, chloroplastic: MAMATQASFFAPTIPTQTSPWKQSQLTSFTTVKPTKPTTRFTTIKAAAAGEVPTKEAPVGFTPPELDPNTPSPIFAGSTGGLLRKAQVEEFYVITWESPKEQIFEMPTGGAAIMREGPNLLKLARKEQCLALGTRLRSKYKIKYQFYRVFPNGEVQYLHPKDGVYPEKVNAGRQGVGQNMRSIGKNVSPIEVKFTGKQPYDI; encoded by the coding sequence ATGGCCATGGCTACCCAAGCTTCCTTTTTCGCACCTACAATCCCCACTCAAACCTCTCCATGGAAACAATCACAACTCACCTCCTTCACCACCGTCAAACCAACCAAACCCACCACCCGATTCACCACCATCAAGGCCGCGGCGGCAGGGGAAGTCCCCACCAAAGAAGCTCCGGTGGGATTCACCCCACCTGAACTCGACCCCAACACCCCATCTCCAATCTTCGCCGGAAGCACCGGCGGCCTGCTCAGAAAAGCTCAGGTGGAGGAGTTCTACGTCATCACATGGGAATCGCCAAAAGAACAGATCTTCGAAATGCCCACCGGCGGCGCCGCCATCATGAGGGAAGGACCGAATCTGTTGAAATTAGCGAGAAAAGAACAGTGTTTGGCTCTTGGGACAAGATTGAGGTCAAAATACAAGATTAAATACCAGTTTTACAGGGTGTTTCCGAATGGGGAAGTTCAATATTTGCACCCCAAAGATGGAGTGTACCCGGAAAAAGTTAACGCCGGCCGGCAGGGGGTGGGTCAGAACATGAGGTCAATCGGAAAGAATGTTAGTCCGATTGAAGTCAAGTTCACCGGAAAACAACCCTATGATATTTGA
- the LOC111898766 gene encoding UDP-glucose 4-epimerase GEPI48 — MAPPHCVLVTGGAGYIGSHTVLQLLLGGYKTVVIDNLDNSSQIAINRVQELAGDHAANLVFHQMDIRNKPALEKLFASTKFDAVIHFAGLKAVGESVEKPLMYYDNNVVGTLTLLEVMNTHGCKKIVFSSSATVYGWPKEVPCTEDFPLSAANPYGRTKLMIEDIFRDIYASDCGWKMIMLRYFNPVGAHPSGYIGEDPLGTPNNLMPFVQQVAVGRIPALKIFGTDYLTKDGTGVRDYIHVADLANGHMAALRKLSDPKIGCEVYNLGTGKGTSVLEMVAAFEKASGKEIPLIIAERRPGDAEVVYASTAKAERELNWKAENGIEEMCRDQWNWASKNPYGYQNK, encoded by the exons ATGGCGCCACCGCATTGTGTATTGGTCACCGGTGGTGCCGGCTACATTGGTAGTCACACCGTGTTACAGCTGCTGTTAGGTGGTTACAAGACCGTGGTGATTGATAATCTTGACAACTCATCACAAATCGCTATCAATCGAGTCCAAGAACTCGCTGGTGATCATGCCGCTAACCTAGTTTTTCATCAG ATGGACATCAGGAACAAGCCTGCATTAGAGAAGCTTTTTGCTTCCACAAA ATTTGATGCAGTTATACATTTTGCTGGACTAAAAGCTGTAGGAGAAAGTGTTGAAAAGCCATTGATGTATTATGACAACAATGTTGTTGGCACTTTAACTCTATTAGAAGTCATGAATACCCATGGATGCAAAAAG ATTGTATTCTCTTCATCAGCTACTGTTTATGGTTGGCCAAAGGAGGTGCCATGCACAGAAGATTTTCCCTTATCTGCAGCCAACCCGTATGGAAGAACCaag CTGATGATTGAGGATATATTTCGTGATATATATGCATCGGATTGTGGGTGGAAAATGATAATGTTGAGGTATTTTAATCCGGTGGGGGCCCACCCAAGTGGTTATATTGGTGAAGATCCTCTTGGGACACCAAATAATCTTATGCCTTTTGTTCAACAAGTTGCTGTTGGAAGAATTCCTGCATTGAAAATATTTGGAACTGATTATTTAACCAAAGATGGAACAggg GTACGTGATTATATTCATGTTGCGGATTTAGCAAATGGGCATATGGCTGCATTGAGGAAACTCTCTGATCCAAAAATAG gTTGTGAGGTTTATAATTTGGGAACGGGTAAAGGAACTTCTGTTTTGGAGATGGTTGCAGCGTTTGAAAAGGCTTCAGGAAAG GAAATTCCTCTAATAATAGCTGAACGAAGGCCTGGTGATGCTGAGGTTGTATATGCTTCAACAGCAAAGGCAGAGCGTGAATTAAACTGGAA GGCAGAAAATGGGATAGAGGAGATGTGCAGAGACCAATGGAACTGGGCCAGCAAGAACCCTTATGGGTATCAGAACAAATAA